The following proteins are co-located in the Triticum aestivum cultivar Chinese Spring chromosome 1A, IWGSC CS RefSeq v2.1, whole genome shotgun sequence genome:
- the LOC123113288 gene encoding MOB kinase activator-like 1A isoform X1: MSLFGLGSKNQRTFRPKKNAPSGNKGVQLKKHIDATLGNGNLRDAVRLPPGEDLNEWMAVNTVDFFNQVNILYGTLMEFCTPSTCPTMTAGSKFEYRWADGVQIKKPIEVSAPKYVEYLMDWIEVQLDDESIFPQKLGTPFPQNFRDVVKTIFKRLFRVYAHIYHTHFQKIVSLKEEAHLNTCFKHFTLFTCEFKLIDKAELAPLIDLIESIVTVC, translated from the exons ATGAGTCTCTTCGGCTTGGGAAGCAA GAACCAAAGGACATTTAGGCCCAAGAAGAATGCACCATCTGGTAATAAG GGCGTACAATTGAAGAAACACATTGATGCGACATTAGGAAATGGTAATTTGAGAGATGCTGTACGGTTGCCTCCTGGAGAGGATCTCAATGAATGGATGGCTGTTAATA CTGTTGATTTCTTCAATCAGGTGAACATACTGTATGGCACTCTGATGGAGTTCTGCACGCCTTCCACATGCCCAACGATGACAGCCGGATCGAA GTTTGAGTATAGATGGGCCGACGGAGTGCAGATCAAGAAACCTATCGAGGTTTCGGCACCAAAATATGTGGAGTATTTGATGGACTGGATTGAGGTCCAACTTGATGATGAGTCCATATTCCCTCAAAAACTTG GAACACCTTTCCCACAAAATTTTCGAGATGTTGTGAAGACAATATTCAAGCGCCTTTTCCGTGTTTATGCTCATATTTACCACACTCATTTTCAGAAAATTGTGAGCCTCAAGGAAGAAGCCCATCTTAACACATGTTTCAAGCATTTTACATTGTTCACCTGC GAGTTCAAATTGATCGACAAGGCTGAACTTGCACCACTTATTGATCTTATTGAATCCATCGTGACCGTTTGCTAA
- the LOC123113288 gene encoding MOB kinase activator-like 1A isoform X2, whose amino-acid sequence MLYGCLLERISMNGWLLIVNILYGTLMEFCTPSTCPTMTAGSKFEYRWADGVQIKKPIEVSAPKYVEYLMDWIEVQLDDESIFPQKLGTPFPQNFRDVVKTIFKRLFRVYAHIYHTHFQKIVSLKEEAHLNTCFKHFTLFTCEFKLIDKAELAPLIDLIESIVTVC is encoded by the exons ATGCTGTACGGTTGCCTCCTGGAGAGGATCTCAATGAATGGATGGCTGTTAATA GTGAACATACTGTATGGCACTCTGATGGAGTTCTGCACGCCTTCCACATGCCCAACGATGACAGCCGGATCGAA GTTTGAGTATAGATGGGCCGACGGAGTGCAGATCAAGAAACCTATCGAGGTTTCGGCACCAAAATATGTGGAGTATTTGATGGACTGGATTGAGGTCCAACTTGATGATGAGTCCATATTCCCTCAAAAACTTG GAACACCTTTCCCACAAAATTTTCGAGATGTTGTGAAGACAATATTCAAGCGCCTTTTCCGTGTTTATGCTCATATTTACCACACTCATTTTCAGAAAATTGTGAGCCTCAAGGAAGAAGCCCATCTTAACACATGTTTCAAGCATTTTACATTGTTCACCTGC GAGTTCAAATTGATCGACAAGGCTGAACTTGCACCACTTATTGATCTTATTGAATCCATCGTGACCGTTTGCTAA